The DNA segment AtgctattatacatgatttacattatactGTGCCACTCTGATCACTTTCTTCGTATAGGTGAGGTGACTTCTTTTTTCTATAGTCTATTTTTCCAATTTTCTATATTCTTGGACTTGATGTGTTGGTTTGCTGTTcgttttggagccgagggtctcttctggaagcagcctctctatccctagggatagaggcaaggtctgctacatcccaccctccccagaccctatgggtagctttgctatttgtgggatttactgggtatggttgttgttgttgtagttGTAGTTGTTATGTGATTCATCATCTGATAAGAAGACTTGAATCAAGTACAGCTGATTTCTTAAAACGAATAGCTGACATGAACatacaaacaaataaacaaacgtACATAAAATGTAGCTACACAGGGATAAAGAGGCTGCTCCCACTAAGACCCCCGACTCagtttttccttttcttttttacAGTTTATATTAATCCATATAACATAAAATGTAGCTACACAGGATCATGGCAAGCAACTAGGGATGAGCTCAGTACCgtccggtaccggtaccgaaaatctctaaaagtgggtaccggtaccggtaccgaatatacccggttcggttcggtttggtaccggtacggtaccggtatttgagggtaaaaaccggtaaataccggtaccgccCGGTACCGTACCAGACCGGtaccgaaccgataccgaaaatgctAAAAGCCGGTACCGAATCGGCACCGAAAAagtacccggttcggtaaattcggtaccaggaacgatttgctcatccctacaAGCAACCATACACAGGTACTATTAACTGAAACTGTAAACTACATCTAACATACAGTGATCCATATAGCATAAAAGTGCAACTAAAAAGATCAGAACAAGCAACTATACACAAGTGCTAATAAAGGAGCTGTAACTACATCTAACACACAGTAATGAGTAAACTAAAGTAACTACATAATAAAAATAGCAAACATACACGAAAGGAAACATTGACCCCCAATACCTATACACCCCCCTAAAAAAGGTCTTTATTCCCAGACCGCTCTAAATAGAGGAATCAAGTATATATTAAAGGGGAATCAAGTATACCCAGTAACTTCCAACTACGATAGTGCTGTGTAGAAGATATAGATTCAAAATACAGGAGATGTTACCTTTGGAATCTGGACCTATATGATCTCATGGAATGAGATTGAAGTCGTTCCCTTAATTCAGCAATCACAGACCTAACCTGGATATGTCTTTGCCAAAACAAAGCAAACAAACTGAGAAATTCAAGAAAAAAATTGGCAACACTATTTCTTAACATAAAAGCACAGAGAATTTAAGCATATTAACAGAGTAACAACTGCTAAGCGCCGGTGAATGAGAGAATACATAACTCTTACCGATGTCAGCTTTGAGTACTCCGCACCAGACAGAGACTCCACAGATGAATTCCCCAAAAGATAAAGCTATGAGAAATAGAAAATCTTCATTAGATCAGATAGCTAttataaaaaaatgtataaatattaacCAAAAAGGCATGTGTGACTAACAAAACTTACCTAAAGAGACTATCATTATCATTAACATATATGTAACTTAGAAAGACACAAAATACCAAAGTGCAACTAATTgcaaaattgaaaaaaaaaatacagaaaTCTTTGGATGATAATTATAGAGACAagactagggctgcaaacgaagcGAACGATGTTCATATGTTAAGGAGatatatgtgttcatgaacacttaccgaacattcgtgttcgtttgttaattttaggtaacgaacacaaatgaacgttcatgaacgcatacgaacacaaacaaatgttcatgaacacaaatgaaaacaaacgaacacaaacaagcattcatgaacaaaatatataatacaccgatacttattaaatattttagtTGTCATaatttttgaagtatttaaaaaatataaaaattaaaacactaatgaactatcgaacatagACGGACACGTTACCAAACGTTCACAaaaataaatgaacgaacgcgacctctgttcgtgttcgttcatttaactaaacgaacaaaatttcttgttcaaGTTTGTTCAACAAaaacgaacttcctgccgaacggttcacgaactgttcgctgaacgttcgatTCATTTGCAGCTCTAGACAAGGcacttgttttcaaatcatacactGAGATATACAATTGCTATTTGGAAGTTCATAATTATAATGTAAAATAATGACTATAAAAAAAGTAGTGGTCTATAGCTAAGGACTATAGAATGTTTTCTACCTGTCCAAATGGGACATATGAAGGTAATGTGGGCACTCTATGCCATGCCTTACGTTTTTCGTTTGATTTACTTTTTCCAGATGAATTTCCATTTATTGTTTCACTTAAATCCCCTTTATCTGTGATGGGAAACGGTTTTAAAGAAATGCCATCAGAATCTTCTTCAATCTCAAGAGACTGTGGAGCATCTTCTACATCTTCAATTGAAGACGTTATGTTTGAATCAGCAGCAGAATTTACAGAAGAATCGAATTTATTGCCGGTGTATTTATTAAGTTGTCTTCTAACAGCATCTAAGGGAACAAGCTTGGAAAGTCTCCAAAAGGAATTATTTACAGGTCCTAAACCCAAAACCAACTGTTCATTTTCATTCTCCTTTTTCGCCTTTTGTTTCTCTGATATTGTGTCTTTTTTTGACATTGATAAAGTTGACTTCTTAGAGTCAACTTGATGTGCATTGTAGTGATGAAAGTATGCAGGGGATAATATACGGGGTACAAGGTCTTCCGGAATGCAGTAAGTCTTGAAGTATTGCTGCCATCCTTTTTCATTAACATAACTGAAAGTaaacatgtatgtatgtaagtcaaCAGCTATATGACTTTTGCTACTAACAATTGAGAAACTACAATACAAACGTACTCTCTTAAGGCGGCATTTCCAACAGGAGGCTGGGAAAATGTGATGCATTTCACAGGAATTCTTTCTTGTTCTTTCGATGAAGAAGCAGATGCAATCACCCTCAAGATTGCAAGGGTCGATAAAACAGCAACCTAGAAGATAGAGAATTTAATTTTTCGAAGAAAAACAAAATCAAGTAGAAGCACAGCCCAAACTTACTGCTCCACCGAGCGAATGTCCACATAGAACAAGTTTTCTTTTTTTCTTCTGAGCCAGCTTGTATAACTCCAAAGCAGGTATCCCTTTAGCACGAGACATGAAGCCCTATAGAAATACTAATAATGTTATCTACAAGTACATTATTATTGATTGATTTGAATAAACCTATATCGTGTTAAGTTACTAAAAACATGTCACATGGAACACATTTACCCGATGAGCGGCAGGTTTAGTTGAAGCTACTCCTTGTTGTGGCTTTGCTCCAAGTGTTCTCGGAACATCATCAGAACCTTTCTTTTGGCCATCAGCTCCAAGGGAATTCTTTGTGAATACTTCATCGGTATCTTCAACAACGTCATCATGGAATATGGCACCTTGAAGTATATTCGCATCAGCCATCATATCCCTGTTAAATCATTCCCAAACAATACATTAAAACACTTCCTATCTAAGTAAAAAAAACAGCATATCACGTTACATTAACCACATACTTGTATTGCTTGGTTCCAATGAACGAAGCAAACAACGTGTCTCCCGTTTCAGCTAACAGATACCTGCACATACACACTCCCACACATAAGACTTCATAGCTGTCACAACAACTTAACACTTTAACATAAGATAAACTGATAAACCACCTGTGAGGAACATGATCAGAGGAAGGCTGAATTCGCTCCAGACACACAACTTGACCATCAAAGTCAGCTTTAAACTTATTCACAGCTTGAAGCAATTCAGCATCCGGTCTCTATCGTAATTCATAACAACGTAAGTACTATTAACTATTACCGTACATCATAATCCCTAATTCCATTGTTTATTTACCAAAATGATCACAATTAACATGTACATGAGGAAACTACAACACTAAAACTTGTAAGTAACAAATTGATTATAAAAGTATCATACAACCTATACATACAAACCTTATAAACACACTCAGAAAGTACTATTATTCTACTAATAATTACCGTACATCATAATCCCTAATTTCAGTGTTTATACAACAAAATGATCACAATTAACATGTACAGGAGGAAACTACAACACTAAAACGTGTAAGTGCATAAAAAGTATCATCTAAAACAGAATTAAAACCTATACATACAAACCTTATAAACACACTCAGAAAGCACCATACAGCACAGAACATCCTGCAAATCCGACAACGAATCGGCTTTCACAGCGATACAGAGATTATGAAGCTGCTTCTTCCGACGCTGAAACTCTTCGTGCATCCGTTTCCTCTGTTCTCTGCCTTTGATCCAAGGCCATTTCATGGCAGTCGGCCATTGTTGAGGCCAGGTAACCTTCATCAGCTTCGATCTTTGGTCTCTGATCCATGATTCTACTCTTTGTTGCAGAGATTCCATTCGAATCGACAGTCACGAGATATAAGGCATCGGAACCCTAATTTGAAGAGCAACGAGAATGATATCGGTTTGTTACAAATTTGGGAATGCTAGCGACAAGAAAAAGCATATGCGGTTTAGTGATTGTGGGAAGAAGAAAATCTGCGAGTTTTTACAGTTTTAGGGTAATTTTCATCGTTGATTTTGAAGTTAGCTTTTAACTTACTTTTTTAGAGTTAAATCTCATTTTAGTTCACGCGGTTTGGACCATTCtgacagtttagtccaaaggtttcttTTTTCATCTGTGGATTCAAAAACAtttcaccgttgtcattttagtccactgggttaacttcatccattttttcagTTAACAAGAAGGGTagttcagtcattttatatggtcgaattgcccttcttgtttagcgttaacagaaaaaatggatgaagttaacccagtggactaaagtggcaacagtgaaacctttttggacacacaggtgaaaaatgaaaccttttgactaaactagcaaaatagcccaaaccacggggactaaaatgacatttttgcACTTGGGTGATCCTTATCACTAACCCATAttaattttctcagttaaatgtatacatacatacatacatcacacacatacacacacatactcTCACACCCCGATTCCCGGTGGGCCCGGATGGGTATAATCGTGACGGTTGGATAACAGTTGTCACAATATAATAATATGCAGCGAAAGTATTggattaaaattattaaaataaagctTGAATGTATAAAAGCATTACAAGCGCTCGATACAAGCCCATAGGCAGGATCTAAATAAACATAGCTTTAGACATCATAGGCCTTAAGCATCAGGAGTGCAAATTCCTTAGCCTTCATTCTAGCCGACCCGTATTCCCAGCCTATAATAAGGTTCCGTACCTGCTgttcaatcttttgaaaatacgtcagccaaagctggtaaatacaattaactgattCTTTGAACAAATAATTTTTCGAAAAGAGTTTTATACATATAGAAAACCCGTAGGTGATCTTTTAAATATTTCTTGGGATTTATTCTTGTTACCAGATTTACATACTTGATTAACTCATTGCGTTGTCCGGACAAGATATCATTAACCCCCAATCATTTCAATTATCAAGTAAAACGGAATAAATTGTATTCTTACATTTCCGCGCAATCATAGGCAACTTACTTATGTAATACCTGCTCCAAGTGGCATAATTGCCTTCCCAAGTTTTACACTAAAATAAGTCAGGAATATTTACCTTTTTACTAGCTTCCAATCAATAAGCCTATATTTGGCAAAAAAGCCGCAAGTCTAAGTATTATTGACCAAAGTTCGATTATCTGGGGGGTACTATAGTTTGAAATGAACAGATTTATTATCTGTTAGAATGTATACGGGCCAAAGGTAGTTCCTTTAGATATGACCTGATACTTAAGAATAGGTTCGCTAGATTAAGTGTATATCaaatagaatgtggtttaaacccaacaagtactaggacttgtataatatgggtaaacaaagtacattctggatttttagatcaaaacgataaggttaaacccgttccggtaaacttatgtaaactagttatgTAAGTCTAACCGTGCGCGTATAAGCGATATCGGATAACCGGATGATTCATATACAATTTCCATATGCTATTATGCTTAAGACATGTTATAATATCATTAAGACATCAACATGTACGCCCgttaaggttttaaaatcaatttaagccTCATAAGGGccttttggtaatttcacaattTATAAAAGGAGCTTGCAAGTAAACTGATGTTATGGTCATAAACATTCTGTAAAAATGATTAAATTATGATATCATATCAGTGGGATATCAATTATATGTGTGGTTTATGCTTTAAGACCAAACTATGcatcgtaggggcattttggtcatttcacacataaTTTGAGAATTTATTTGGGATTCTGAGTTCATAACTTATGCCTACTGTGAAATATttaaaatggtttataaaatcagtaggtaacaagtcttggttcatatatatggtttaaaaccatactatgcgcctaaacgGCGTTAAAGTCGTTAAATGACGATTTATGTGATGATTTATGAAATATGATGTTATGACCAACTTTGAAtagttaaaatattttatttgtcataACATATCTGTAAGCAAAAAGGTTTGGTATGAATATTATGCTTAAAACCCATTTTAAGTGCCATAAGCGCATTATTGTCATTTACGAGCATTTTACAAGAACTTGAAGTTAAACTCAGTATATAATCTGACTTAAAATCCCAATAAATCCTAAATATATTATCACATCAGTACATAATGCGTTTTGCCAAGAATTtatgtttaaaactcattttagatgtaaaagggcattttagtccttTTAAAAGCATAGTTTACAATTATATGCGTAAACTCAGTTTATGACCAAATTATAAACATCAAAATATTCTACACATGTTTACTTATCATTACATAACTCATTTGCATGCTCATTTATAtttaaaaccttatttttaaacaaaatggcattttagtcaacatttaagcataataacggaaCTTGGAATTTAAACTCGGATTACTATATGACCAtgtaatataacctcagaggATTATACTAAAATATAATATGGTCATAATGGAACCTTAAATCAGTAGCATACTAATCTAATTCGTTTCATAATCGAAAGTCAAcgcagaagtcaaacttcgcgactttc comes from the Helianthus annuus cultivar XRQ/B chromosome 4, HanXRQr2.0-SUNRISE, whole genome shotgun sequence genome and includes:
- the LOC110936508 gene encoding uncharacterized protein LOC110936508, with translation MESLQQRVESWIRDQRSKLMKVTWPQQWPTAMKWPWIKGREQRKRMHEEFQRRKKQLHNLCIAVKADSLSDLQDVLCCMVLSECVYKRPDAELLQAVNKFKADFDGQVVCLERIQPSSDHVPHRYLLAETGDTLFASFIGTKQYKDMMADANILQGAIFHDDVVEDTDEVFTKNSLGADGQKKGSDDVPRTLGAKPQQGVASTKPAAHRGFMSRAKGIPALELYKLAQKKKRKLVLCGHSLGGAVAVLSTLAILRVIASASSSKEQERIPVKCITFSQPPVGNAALRDYVNEKGWQQYFKTYCIPEDLVPRILSPAYFHHYNAHQVDSKKSTLSMSKKDTISEKQKAKKENENEQLVLGLGPVNNSFWRLSKLVPLDAVRRQLNKYTGNKFDSSVNSAADSNITSSIEDVEDAPQSLEIEEDSDGISLKPFPITDKGDLSETINGNSSGKSKSNEKRKAWHRVPTLPSYVPFGQLYLLGNSSVESLSGAEYSKLTSVRSVIAELRERLQSHSMRSYRSRFQRIFNDCMRDNSSSFLVMDQQQQFPQLQKWLGISLANTVELGHIVESPVICTATSIVPLGWNGVPGEKNIEPIKVDITGIGLHLCTLIQARVNGNWCSTTVESFPSAPTNHSDQGVKSDMQKIRVLVGRPLKQPKHQITTDSLIPAFPSMDINSVDQSISQNLQAFNLGKFMCPDGLSDFVVFCTTDFSTISKEVQVRTRRVRLVGLEGAGKTSLLKAILDQGKVNISTNIENFSMDLDVQEGIAGGVCFTDSAGVNLQDLNKEATRFKNELWMGVRDLSTKTDLIVLVHNLSHKIPWYTPSNASTRQPALSFLLDEAKALGIPWVLAITNKFSVSAHQQKQAVEAVLQAYRAVPSTTEVVNSCPYVMPTAAGNLTDSDEWVGPHKLIAGPVNMVRRSLQKRSTTLPVEGVGSLCQLVHRVIRNHEEAALQEFAKERLMVELAKERDSAVDANQDAMAKANSLSAAAVGASVGAGVGIVMAIVMGAASALRKP